The Tumebacillus amylolyticus genome contains a region encoding:
- a CDS encoding esterase/lipase family protein, with product MKKTASLLLTLSILSTSFLLTNPASAATTRQNYAPIVLVHGFSGWGRDEMLGYKYWGGFTDIQEDLKNYNYTTYTAAVGPVSSNWERACELYAEIKGGTVDYGAAHAKKYGVSRYGRTYPGMFPQWGDVNPTTGKINKVNLVGHSMGGQTIRTLIQLLENGSPDEIASTPSDQLSPLFNGKKKSWVLSATSIATPHDGTTLTNGVEGIVPHAQQIIGTASSIGGLIGEPVYDFKLDQFGLKRQPGESFSSYSDRVYNSPIWTSTHDTAQWDLSPDGAKELNSWVKAQPDVYYFSWSTDDTFYNLLTGHQDPWADMNLPLQPLSFFLGSYTRNQTGHVVTGSSWWKNDGVVNTISMNGPKLGSTDSIVTYNGTPQIGKWNSMGTLPYDHLQAVGVGIYDMRDWYRNLATQLGSLPQ from the coding sequence ATGAAAAAAACAGCATCCTTGCTGCTCACCTTATCCATCCTCTCCACCAGTTTTCTCCTCACAAACCCAGCCTCCGCAGCCACCACCCGCCAAAACTACGCACCCATCGTCCTCGTTCACGGCTTCTCCGGCTGGGGTCGTGACGAAATGCTCGGCTACAAATACTGGGGCGGATTCACCGACATCCAAGAAGACCTGAAAAACTACAACTACACCACCTACACCGCAGCTGTCGGCCCGGTCTCCAGCAACTGGGAGCGAGCGTGCGAACTTTACGCCGAGATCAAGGGCGGCACCGTCGACTACGGAGCCGCGCATGCCAAAAAATACGGCGTGTCCCGCTACGGCCGCACCTATCCGGGCATGTTCCCGCAATGGGGAGACGTAAACCCCACCACGGGCAAGATCAACAAAGTAAACCTCGTCGGGCACAGCATGGGCGGGCAAACCATCCGCACTCTCATTCAACTCTTGGAAAACGGCTCCCCCGATGAAATCGCTTCCACACCTTCCGACCAACTCTCGCCGCTGTTCAACGGCAAGAAAAAATCCTGGGTCCTCAGCGCAACCTCCATCGCAACCCCGCATGACGGCACGACGCTGACTAACGGGGTAGAGGGCATCGTGCCCCACGCACAGCAAATCATCGGCACCGCCTCCTCGATCGGCGGGCTGATCGGCGAGCCGGTGTACGATTTCAAACTCGACCAGTTCGGCCTGAAACGCCAACCGGGTGAATCGTTCTCTTCCTATTCAGATCGCGTCTACAACTCCCCGATCTGGACGTCCACGCACGACACCGCGCAGTGGGACCTCTCCCCAGACGGTGCCAAGGAACTCAACTCGTGGGTCAAAGCGCAACCTGACGTCTACTACTTCTCGTGGTCGACCGACGACACGTTCTACAACCTGCTCACCGGGCACCAAGACCCGTGGGCCGACATGAACTTGCCGCTGCAACCGCTCTCGTTCTTCCTGGGTTCCTACACGCGCAACCAAACCGGCCACGTCGTCACCGGCTCTTCATGGTGGAAAAACGACGGTGTCGTCAACACGATCTCCATGAACGGTCCCAAACTCGGCTCCACCGATTCCATCGTCACGTACAACGGCACCCCGCAAATCGGAAAGTGGAACTCGATGGGAACCCTGCCGTACGATCATCTGCAAGCGGTCGGAGTCGGGATCTACGACATGCGGGACTGGTACCGCAACCTCGCCACGCAACTCGGCTCTTTGCCGCAATAG
- a CDS encoding AraC family transcriptional regulator translates to MEYRERIQVTLDYIEMNLDRPITMNELANVACFSVFHFHRLFVLTVGDTAADYLRKRRLSKAAVALLNSNRRVIDIALEHGFQSHETFARAFKREFQMTPVECRKRRISLALQPVATLAPLSRLPEGGILMTPNIVTKPAFKLIGYGLETNINEGQNHTDIPAFWNRYITEELGANVPNKLRPEVELGICTNFQPETGQFTYVIGFETDTSENVPDGMICVTVPEATYAVFTTPKASDREFSSSIQNTWARAFQEWFPTSGYEQAGTGEFEWYDERCMSETDKQMDIYIPIQKKEALNPQA, encoded by the coding sequence ATGGAGTACAGAGAGCGAATCCAAGTCACCTTGGACTACATCGAAATGAACTTGGATCGACCGATTACGATGAATGAGTTGGCGAATGTGGCGTGTTTTTCCGTGTTTCATTTCCATCGGTTGTTTGTGTTGACCGTGGGGGATACGGCAGCCGATTATCTGCGCAAGCGTCGGCTCTCCAAAGCGGCCGTCGCGTTGCTGAACTCGAACCGGCGGGTGATCGACATTGCGTTGGAACACGGGTTTCAATCGCATGAGACGTTTGCCCGCGCGTTCAAACGGGAGTTTCAGATGACGCCCGTCGAGTGTCGCAAACGCAGAATCTCGCTGGCTCTGCAACCTGTCGCGACGCTGGCTCCGCTTTCCCGTCTACCCGAAGGAGGAATTCTAATGACCCCGAACATCGTGACGAAACCTGCTTTTAAACTGATTGGCTATGGACTGGAAACCAACATCAACGAAGGGCAAAACCACACGGACATTCCTGCTTTTTGGAACCGTTATATCACGGAAGAACTCGGCGCCAACGTCCCGAACAAGTTGCGCCCTGAAGTGGAGTTGGGAATTTGCACGAACTTCCAGCCGGAGACCGGGCAGTTTACGTATGTCATCGGGTTTGAGACCGATACGTCTGAAAATGTGCCGGACGGCATGATTTGCGTGACTGTGCCGGAAGCGACGTATGCAGTCTTCACCACCCCGAAAGCGTCTGATCGCGAGTTCAGCTCCTCCATTCAAAACACCTGGGCGCGGGCGTTCCAAGAATGGTTCCCGACCTCCGGCTACGAACAGGCGGGCACAGGGGAATTCGAGTGGTATGACGAGCGTTGTATGTCGGAAACCGACAAACAGATGGACATCTACATCCCGATTCAGAAAAAGGAAGCGTTGAACCCTCAAGCGTAG
- a CDS encoding AraC family transcriptional regulator, with protein sequence MNITIKELPDFEVAFVRHVGSYAETGGAWDQLSQWAVKNGLFPPQQSFIGISLDDPATVEAHACRYDACVTVPPGFDRESHPEVKFQTLDGGLYALCQFYDTADQLGGVFQMMFGQWLPASEYVADARPCLEFCMNNPADDPEGKVKVDLYIPVQKKALT encoded by the coding sequence ATGAACATCACAATCAAAGAACTACCCGATTTTGAAGTCGCATTTGTCAGACATGTCGGGAGCTATGCGGAAACCGGCGGTGCGTGGGACCAACTCTCGCAATGGGCTGTGAAAAATGGATTGTTCCCGCCGCAGCAATCGTTTATCGGCATCTCGCTGGATGACCCCGCAACGGTGGAAGCTCATGCCTGCCGCTATGATGCGTGCGTGACTGTGCCGCCGGGGTTTGATCGCGAGTCTCATCCCGAAGTGAAGTTTCAAACGCTAGACGGCGGCCTGTACGCCCTCTGCCAATTTTACGACACCGCCGATCAGTTGGGAGGCGTTTTTCAAATGATGTTCGGGCAATGGCTGCCGGCAAGCGAGTATGTGGCAGATGCCCGACCCTGCCTCGAATTCTGCATGAACAACCCGGCGGACGACCCGGAGGGAAAAGTCAAAGTCGACCTGTACATCCCCGTTCAGAAAAAAGCCCTTACATAA
- a CDS encoding GNAT family N-acetyltransferase, translating into MTTPKKPPILLDFPDRFETDRLLVRLPLPGDGQETYKAMMESMDELKPWMHFAHNNQTEEDVEQVIREAHVKFLQRSDLRLMGFHKETGELAVSSGLHRINWDSRVFEIGYWVRTKYANQGLVTELVSGLEQYAIRELQANRILIRCDARNERSAKVPERLGYTLEGIMRGEEYDVYGQLLTDTKVYAKVRGHEF; encoded by the coding sequence ATGACGACCCCAAAAAAACCTCCGATTTTGCTGGATTTCCCCGACCGTTTCGAAACCGACAGACTGCTGGTTCGATTGCCGTTGCCGGGGGATGGACAAGAGACCTACAAAGCCATGATGGAGAGCATGGACGAACTGAAACCGTGGATGCACTTCGCCCATAACAACCAGACGGAAGAGGACGTCGAGCAAGTCATTCGGGAGGCGCACGTCAAGTTTTTGCAACGTTCCGATTTACGTCTGATGGGGTTTCATAAGGAAACGGGCGAGTTGGCCGTCTCTTCCGGACTACATCGCATCAACTGGGACTCGCGGGTGTTTGAAATCGGCTATTGGGTGCGAACCAAGTATGCGAACCAAGGCTTGGTCACGGAACTCGTCAGCGGTCTTGAACAGTACGCAATCCGCGAGTTGCAGGCCAACCGAATCTTGATCCGTTGCGATGCCCGCAATGAGCGCAGCGCAAAAGTCCCGGAGCGATTGGGTTATACGCTGGAAGGGATCATGCGCGGTGAGGAGTACGACGTGTACGGGCAACTCCTCACCGATACGAAAGTCTACGCGAAAGTGCGCGGACACGAATTCTAG
- the fumC gene encoding class II fumarate hydratase, which translates to MNYRIEKDTLGEIQVPADKLWGAQTQRSKENFPIGTEQMPIEVIRAFAILKRSAALSNHKLGKLDQEKTDAIVRASDEILDGRWDEHFPLVVWQTGSGTQSNMNVNEVIAHRGNQLLEEAGSATRLHPNDDVNMSQSSNDTFPTALHVAGVLAVEEHLLPALRKLKDTLHQKTTEFADIIKIGRTHLQDATPLTLGQEISGWHHMLEKCEAMIQTSVQTMKELAIGGTAVGTGLNAHPEFGNSVAAEISRYLNKSFTSATNKFHALTSHDQVVYTHGALKALAADLMKIANDVRWLASGPRSGIGELTIPANEPGSSIMPGKVNPTQSEALTMVVTQVMGNDAAIGFAASQGNFELNVFKPVIIYNFLQSVSLLGDAMTAFNDKCAVGIEPNREQIDHNLHNSLMLVTALNPHIGYENAAKIAKLAHAEGLSLKEAALKTGLLTAEQFAQYVNPAHMIGPLENK; encoded by the coding sequence ATGAACTACAGAATCGAAAAAGACACCCTCGGTGAAATACAAGTCCCGGCCGACAAGCTCTGGGGCGCACAAACGCAACGGAGCAAGGAAAACTTCCCGATCGGCACGGAGCAGATGCCCATCGAAGTGATCCGCGCCTTCGCCATTCTCAAACGCAGCGCCGCTCTCAGCAACCACAAACTCGGCAAGCTCGATCAGGAAAAAACCGACGCGATCGTTCGCGCGTCGGACGAAATTCTCGACGGTCGCTGGGATGAGCACTTCCCGCTCGTCGTCTGGCAGACCGGCAGCGGCACGCAATCGAACATGAACGTCAACGAAGTGATTGCCCATCGCGGCAATCAACTGTTGGAGGAAGCAGGCAGCGCAACCCGTCTGCATCCCAACGACGATGTCAACATGTCGCAAAGCTCCAACGATACGTTTCCCACCGCGCTCCACGTCGCAGGCGTCCTCGCCGTCGAAGAGCATCTCTTGCCCGCCCTGCGCAAACTCAAAGACACCCTGCACCAAAAAACAACCGAGTTCGCCGACATCATCAAGATCGGACGCACCCACCTGCAAGACGCCACTCCGCTCACGCTCGGGCAAGAGATCAGCGGATGGCACCATATGCTGGAAAAATGTGAAGCCATGATTCAAACCAGCGTCCAAACCATGAAGGAACTTGCCATCGGGGGCACAGCGGTCGGAACCGGGCTCAACGCGCACCCGGAGTTCGGGAATTCGGTCGCCGCTGAGATTTCCCGGTACTTGAACAAATCCTTCACCTCTGCGACCAACAAGTTTCATGCGCTCACAAGTCACGACCAAGTCGTCTACACACACGGCGCTCTCAAAGCCCTCGCCGCCGATCTCATGAAGATCGCCAACGATGTCCGCTGGCTGGCGAGCGGTCCGCGCAGCGGGATCGGGGAACTGACGATCCCCGCCAACGAACCGGGAAGTTCGATCATGCCGGGCAAAGTCAATCCGACGCAGAGTGAAGCGCTGACGATGGTCGTCACACAAGTCATGGGCAACGACGCGGCGATCGGGTTTGCAGCGAGCCAAGGCAATTTTGAACTCAACGTGTTCAAGCCTGTGATCATCTACAACTTCCTGCAATCGGTCTCTTTGTTGGGAGACGCGATGACCGCATTCAACGACAAGTGCGCGGTCGGTATCGAACCCAATCGGGAGCAGATCGACCACAACCTGCACAATTCGCTCATGCTCGTCACCGCCCTCAATCCGCACATCGGCTACGAGAACGCCGCCAAAATCGCCAAACTCGCCCACGCCGAAGGACTCTCGCTCAAGGAAGCCGCTCTGAAAACCGGCTTGCTCACCGCGGAACAGTTTGCGCAATACGTCAACCCTGCGCACATGATCGGACCGCTGGAAAATAAATGA
- a CDS encoding polysaccharide deacetylase family protein, which yields MKKKIGIVSLVTVLLLVIYCVTTYKLMNSRTYQVFGEIVPRVETTQKVVALTFDDGPTEYTDELLKELDDAGVKATFFLIGNEIEKHPDEAKKLVQAGHEVGNHTYSHNRMVFKSPSYISTEIEKTDALLRDAGVQGEILFRPPNGKKLLYLPYYLSQHERKTIMWDVEPDSFDDIASRADKIVDYTVQHVQPGSIILLHAMYDSRQESRKAVPGIISALKAQGYEFKTVSELQNISTKP from the coding sequence ATGAAGAAAAAAATCGGCATCGTCTCGCTCGTCACCGTCCTGCTTCTGGTGATCTACTGCGTTACCACCTACAAACTCATGAATTCGCGCACGTACCAAGTGTTCGGGGAGATCGTCCCGCGTGTCGAGACCACGCAAAAAGTTGTGGCCCTGACGTTCGACGACGGTCCCACGGAGTACACGGACGAACTTCTCAAGGAGCTGGACGACGCAGGCGTGAAAGCGACTTTTTTCCTGATCGGCAACGAGATCGAAAAGCACCCTGACGAAGCGAAGAAACTCGTCCAAGCGGGGCACGAAGTCGGTAATCATACGTACTCGCACAACCGCATGGTCTTCAAATCCCCGTCCTACATCTCCACGGAAATTGAAAAAACCGACGCGCTCCTTCGCGACGCCGGTGTCCAGGGCGAGATCCTGTTCCGCCCGCCCAACGGGAAAAAACTGCTGTACCTGCCGTACTACCTCAGCCAACACGAGCGCAAGACGATCATGTGGGACGTCGAGCCCGATTCGTTCGACGACATCGCATCGAGAGCCGACAAGATCGTGGACTACACCGTCCAGCACGTCCAACCCGGCTCGATCATCCTCCTCCACGCCATGTACGACTCGCGCCAAGAATCGCGGAAAGCGGTGCCGGGCATCATCTCGGCGTTGAAAGCACAGGGGTACGAATTCAAAACCGTTTCTGAACTACAGAATATTTCGACAAAACCGTAA
- a CDS encoding glucosamine-6-phosphate deaminase, with the protein MDIRVYATWEQASRRAAEQVVEIVRRKPNAAICFATGNTPKLMYRELVREEQAGRVSLADIRAFALDEPGTVPESGVPFFRAFLDEHVYGPVGLREEQIHSLNPRAQDLNAECRRYEAAIRAAGGFDLVILGVGLNGHLAYNEPGSLRDSRTRRVPLAETTSQVTSSYFAGESDFDWGLTVGLADILEAKHLLVLANGAGKADIVQQALEGPVGVGVPASFLQEHSGVQWFLESEAASKLRGKTLS; encoded by the coding sequence ATGGACATCCGGGTATACGCGACATGGGAGCAAGCAAGTCGTCGCGCGGCGGAGCAGGTCGTGGAGATCGTGCGCCGCAAGCCGAACGCTGCGATCTGTTTTGCGACAGGCAACACGCCGAAGTTGATGTACCGTGAACTGGTGCGCGAGGAGCAAGCGGGGCGGGTGTCACTGGCTGACATCCGTGCCTTTGCCCTCGATGAGCCCGGCACGGTGCCGGAGTCTGGCGTGCCGTTTTTTCGGGCGTTTTTGGACGAGCATGTGTATGGGCCGGTCGGGCTTCGGGAGGAGCAGATTCATTCCTTGAACCCGAGGGCGCAAGACCTGAACGCGGAGTGCCGCCGGTACGAAGCGGCCATCCGTGCAGCGGGCGGGTTCGATCTGGTGATTCTCGGCGTTGGGTTGAACGGTCATCTCGCCTATAACGAACCCGGCAGTCTGCGAGATTCCCGCACGCGTCGAGTGCCGCTCGCGGAGACGACGTCGCAAGTGACGTCCTCGTACTTCGCGGGGGAGTCGGACTTCGACTGGGGTTTGACAGTCGGGCTTGCCGATATCTTGGAAGCCAAACATTTGCTGGTGCTCGCCAACGGCGCGGGCAAAGCGGACATCGTGCAACAGGCGTTGGAAGGGCCAGTAGGCGTTGGCGTGCCGGCTTCGTTTTTGCAAGAGCATTCCGGCGTTCAGTGGTTTTTGGAATCGGAAGCAGCGTCGAAATTGCGCGGAAAAACCCTCTCTTAG
- a CDS encoding GNAT family N-acetyltransferase, translating to MRPKPRKKTTAKLKAKAKTKTTVKKRSVPSVTFRDRVEADDAFLIQVTRETMKEVFEKSVGVTLTDRMILSQIKDSGTSLIIEQDGKPIGYTSYTVYKPKHMYWGALVLAKSAQDQGIGSRICENMFNHAEFLGCEVIQGHVQVENAVAIKFWKRHGFEIVGGPTSGSYEIEKKLK from the coding sequence ATGCGACCCAAACCGCGCAAGAAAACGACTGCCAAACTCAAAGCGAAAGCCAAAACCAAAACCACCGTGAAAAAACGCTCTGTCCCGAGCGTTACGTTTCGCGACCGTGTCGAAGCGGACGATGCGTTTCTGATCCAAGTGACGCGAGAAACGATGAAGGAAGTATTTGAAAAGTCGGTGGGCGTGACGTTGACCGACCGGATGATTCTCAGCCAGATCAAGGACAGCGGCACCTCGTTGATCATCGAACAGGACGGCAAGCCGATCGGCTATACGTCGTACACGGTTTACAAACCCAAGCATATGTACTGGGGAGCGCTCGTGCTGGCGAAATCGGCACAGGATCAGGGCATTGGCTCCCGCATCTGCGAGAACATGTTCAACCACGCGGAGTTCCTGGGCTGCGAGGTCATCCAAGGCCACGTGCAGGTCGAAAACGCCGTCGCCATCAAGTTCTGGAAGCGTCACGGGTTCGAAATTGTCGGCGGTCCGACGTCGGGGTCGTATGAAATCGAGAAAAAACTTAAATAA
- a CDS encoding nuclear transport factor 2 family protein: MHPNKQLLINFYTAIQNNDVEALSDCYHEELHDSDEILDDLYSNDARAMVNWFVSTREKARVLGFRILDVTETHGRARWEIEYRSARSGRIKRRDIESEFRFENGKIVWHHDYFDWGRWARRAFGPEGTVVSWGPIVDRVEERVERVCERVEDHVERIDRKVRRTVDDYRHNWNYGIDINVNGKEIRITTGKRRYDR, from the coding sequence ATGCATCCGAACAAGCAATTGTTGATCAATTTCTACACCGCGATTCAGAACAACGATGTGGAAGCTCTGTCGGACTGCTACCATGAGGAACTACACGACTCTGACGAAATTCTGGATGACCTCTACAGCAATGACGCACGAGCGATGGTAAACTGGTTTGTGAGCACCCGTGAGAAAGCCCGCGTCTTGGGCTTCCGCATCCTCGACGTAACCGAGACCCACGGCCGCGCCCGCTGGGAGATTGAGTACCGCTCGGCACGTTCGGGCCGGATCAAGCGCCGCGACATCGAATCGGAATTCCGCTTCGAGAACGGCAAGATCGTCTGGCACCACGATTACTTCGACTGGGGCCGTTGGGCTCGCCGGGCGTTTGGTCCGGAAGGCACCGTGGTTTCCTGGGGTCCGATCGTGGATCGAGTGGAGGAGCGGGTCGAACGCGTCTGTGAACGCGTCGAAGATCACGTGGAACGAATCGACCGCAAAGTGCGCCGTACCGTTGACGACTATAGACACAATTGGAACTACGGAATTGACATTAACGTGAACGGGAAGGAAATTCGCATCACAACGGGAAAAAGAAGATACGACAGGTAG
- a CDS encoding nuclear transport factor 2 family protein: MQHPNEGLLDKFYSAFRDNDYASLAECYHEDVQFSDDMFVNLRGGEALAMWHLFTHTASGERRMTFQVIDADDHRGRGRWSIDYVFSRTGRAVHNDIESEFRFVDGKIISHHDSFDFNRWARQAFGVAGFFMGFPPMRSRVQKKIRLSLDEYRVKVGL, translated from the coding sequence ATGCAACATCCGAATGAAGGTTTGCTGGACAAGTTTTACTCCGCGTTTCGAGATAACGATTACGCGTCGTTGGCCGAGTGCTATCACGAGGACGTGCAGTTTTCGGACGACATGTTCGTCAACTTGCGCGGAGGGGAGGCCTTGGCGATGTGGCACCTGTTCACGCACACGGCAAGCGGGGAGCGGCGGATGACGTTCCAAGTCATCGACGCGGACGATCACCGTGGACGGGGTCGTTGGAGCATCGATTACGTGTTCTCGCGGACCGGTCGAGCGGTACACAACGACATCGAGTCGGAGTTTCGCTTCGTGGACGGCAAGATCATCTCGCATCACGATTCTTTTGATTTCAACCGCTGGGCCAGACAAGCGTTCGGTGTGGCAGGCTTCTTCATGGGGTTCCCGCCGATGCGCAGCCGCGTGCAGAAGAAAATTCGCCTCTCGTTGGATGAGTACCGCGTGAAGGTTGGCTTGTAA